The Papaver somniferum cultivar HN1 chromosome 3, ASM357369v1, whole genome shotgun sequence genome includes a region encoding these proteins:
- the LOC113361091 gene encoding major latex protein 146-like, whose translation MAQIHKLEGELVAKCHVAKLYNMMTRGAPSLPQYLPHIIHKYQVLPEYGEIRLGSIFVWDYIIEGNSSTVTTKEKVTAVDHKNMSITYTVFEGDLTIGYPSFAITFHITPNLEGGSNKGTVKWSIEYEKENEHVPTPTPFMEFLEAFFKELDVKLLEES comes from the exons ATGGCTCAAATTCATAAGCTTGAAGGTGAACTTGTAGCCAAGTGTCATGTTGCTAAGTTATACAACATGATGACTAGAGGTGCACCTAGTCTTCCACAATATCTTCCTCATATAATCCACAAGTACCAAGTTCTCCCCGAATATGGTGAAATTCGTTTGGGTAGTATATTTGTCTGGGACTACATAATAG AGGGAAATTCTTCTACTGTCACGACGAAAGAAAAGGTAACAGCGGTGGACCATAAAAATATGTCAATAACTTACACAGTCTTTGAAGGAGATCTTACAATTGGTTACCCAAGTTTCGCTATCACATTTCATATTACTCCAAACCTGGAGGGAGGGAGTAATAAAGGCACGGTGAAATGGTCAATCGAGTATGAGAAAGAGAATGAGCATGTTCCTACGCCAACTCCCTTCATGGAGTTTTTGGAAGCATTTTTCAAAGAGTTGGATGTTAAGTTGCTAGAGGAATCCTAG